From the genome of Anaeromusa acidaminophila DSM 3853:
CGGTTATCGTGATACAACGGAAGGGGTTGGAAGTCCGACCAATGGGTGGACTTCTAAAGCCAGTGAAATTGGGAATGGTCTTCATAATCCACGTGCACGAACATCGGAAGAAACTCGACCGCGAAATGTAGCGATGCTGCCATGTATAAGGGCACTCCCATAATCTTCCCAAGGAAGTGGTAATTTACCATCTGGTAGTATTCTTCTTTGGTCAGGATTAATTTCTACAATCCCAGTCGGCTTTCAACTCTGCGATGGTACTAATGGATCACCAGATTTACGAAATCGTTTTATTGTAGGTTCTGGAAGTGATAGCGGAAATTACACTGCTGACATAACTGAATTCGGAAGTGGGTATTTTCATCCTTCCGAACATGGTGGAGCCGGTATGCATAAATTAACTATTTCAGAAATGCCAAAGCATAATCATCAAATTACTAATTTTTTAGATACATGGGGATCCATTACTATCATCGGCCCTGGATCTGGAGGCTGGCTATTGACTGTTCCCTCAACGAACTTACCAACAACACTTGATTCGGGTGGTGATCAACCACATAGTATTATGCCTCCATATTATTCATTAGCCTACATCATGAAACTATAACTTCCCAAGGAAGTGTTTCCATCCCCACGGGTACGGTGATCTGGTTTGCAGCACCCACGCCACCAGAGGGATTTATCGAGTGCAACGGTCAGTCTACGGCGGCGTATCCGGCGCTGGCCGCTGTGGTCGGTGCTTTCGTACCCGACCTGCGCGGAGAATTTATCCGAGGCTGGGTACATGATCGAGCAGGGATCGTAGGAGAAAGTGGGACCCGTGTTTTTGGAACTTATCAAGCAGACGCGCTACAAAATATTACGGGATCTTTTGGGAATGTAACTGGTGGTGCCACTTATACATCAGGTGCATTTGCATTGAATGGACCTCCATTAAATCAAATTAACGCTGGAGTTTCAGCAACCCATAATTCATGGACGTTTGATGCTTCACGAGTTGTTAGAACTGCAGATGAAACACGTCCGACAAATGTCGCATTACTGCCCTGTATTAAGTATTGATCAATAACTTCCCAAGGAAGTGTTTCTGTTCCTACGGGAACCGTAATTTGGTACGCAGCGCCTACGCCGCCAGAGGGTTTTATCGAGTGCAACGGCCAATCGACCGCCTCTTATCCAGCTTTGGCTGCTATTGTAGGCGCTA
Proteins encoded in this window:
- a CDS encoding phage tail protein, whose protein sequence is MIWFAAPTPPEGFIECNGQSTAAYPALAAVVGAFVPDLRGEFIRGWVHDRAGIVGESGTRVFGTYQADALQNITGSFGNVTGGATYTSGAFALNGPPLNQINAGVSATHNSWTFDASRVVRTADETRPTNVALLPCIKY